The following proteins come from a genomic window of Aquimarina sp. MAR_2010_214:
- a CDS encoding class I SAM-dependent methyltransferase, protein MSNFFTITALKNLKQTGSLFRSSRTLANKLVEPLDGNKDLVVIELGAGDGIITKQILSKIGMNSYLHSFEINLSFVPILNTINDKRLTIHNTCVSNLATIFSENKVDFVVSCLPLANIEHTFKKQLIEDVKFILKDNGSLIQYQYSKKDLEFLKNNFTDTSTTLCIKNIPPAFIYNCKN, encoded by the coding sequence ATGTCAAACTTTTTCACGATTACTGCTTTAAAAAACCTAAAACAAACAGGAAGCTTATTTCGAAGTTCTAGAACATTGGCAAATAAACTTGTTGAACCTTTGGATGGAAATAAAGATCTGGTAGTGATTGAGTTAGGTGCTGGTGATGGAATTATTACGAAACAAATTTTAAGTAAAATAGGAATGAATTCTTATTTACATTCTTTTGAAATAAACCTTTCATTTGTACCCATACTAAATACTATAAATGATAAGCGTTTAACCATACATAATACATGTGTATCAAATTTAGCTACTATTTTTTCTGAAAACAAAGTGGATTTTGTAGTGTCTTGCTTGCCTTTAGCGAATATTGAGCATACTTTTAAAAAGCAACTAATTGAAGATGTAAAATTTATACTCAAGGATAATGGAAGTCTGATTCAGTATCAATATTCTAAAAAAGACTTAGAGTTTTTAAAAAATAACTTTACAGATACAAGTACAACGCTTTGTATTAAAAATATTCCACCAGCATTTATTTATAATTGCAAAAACTAA